In Aureibaculum algae, the following are encoded in one genomic region:
- a CDS encoding lipocalin family protein gives MKTKLKIGIFCLVVISFFGCSNNDNEVNQEKSIIGTWQLVETYQSAGGPGNWSSVDNGYKYTFLDNRTFSSNRFSECTYGTYSIESNVLTLIYGCEGFTTGIENSAGVFIEKINFESKYLFINPTYIFCVEGCAYKFKKINSAP, from the coding sequence ATGAAAACAAAATTAAAAATTGGGATTTTTTGTTTAGTTGTTATTTCATTCTTTGGGTGTAGTAACAATGATAACGAAGTAAACCAAGAGAAATCAATTATAGGAACTTGGCAACTAGTAGAAACTTACCAAAGTGCTGGTGGACCTGGGAATTGGAGTTCTGTAGATAACGGATATAAGTATACTTTTTTAGATAATCGTACATTTTCATCAAATAGGTTCTCGGAATGTACATATGGCACATACTCAATTGAATCAAATGTATTAACTTTAATCTACGGTTGCGAAGGATTCACAACTGGAATTGAAAACTCAGCAGGCGTATTTATTGAAAAAATAAACTTTGAATCAAAGTATCTATTTATAAACCCAACTTATATATTTTGTGTTGAGGGTTGTGCGTATAAATTTAAAAAGATAAACTCAGCTCCATAA